From Watersipora subatra chromosome 2, tzWatSuba1.1, whole genome shotgun sequence, one genomic window encodes:
- the LOC137386966 gene encoding ELAV-like protein 1-B: MQVAHQHPVSGYSIQKQAEAMIQQQQVNALLQQQHSLSAQQIPTIHSSNINNNNTSMLSLNSAPISKLSPASDVISPSTEPDEENKTNLIINYLPQNMTQEEIRQLFSNVGEVESCKLIRDKQTGQSLGYGFVNYKSPDDAEKAIRTLNQLKIKNKTIKVSLARPSSESIKGANVYVCGLPKSMTQLDLETLFGESGEIISSRILTDPATGISKGVGFIRYDKRCEAEKAIEKFNGVIPPGSSEKITVKFANTPNSKSAGGALPMALAASYLPPVRQVLGPIHHAAGRFSSLYRFSPFDTSGLVPTATAQVSANPFYSHLAAATPVNPAALAQLQIPTSIAATAGMPVNASSLQQVAAQQQAQPQVQHLQQVQQVQQLPQASMQAATMQAAQTPQAAGGVSTGWWPYM, from the exons ATGCAG GTTGCCCATCAGCATCCGGTCAGCGGCTACAGCATTCAGAAACAGGCGGAAGCCATGATTCAACAGCAGCAAGTGAATGCTCTGCTTCAGCAGCAGCACAGCCTCTCAGCCCAGCAAATTCCCACAATTCACAGCAGCAACATAAACAACAACAACACGAGCATGCTTTCTCTCAACTCCGCACCCATCTCTAAGCTCTCTCCAGCCTCCGACGTGATCTCGCCGTCGACCGAGCCCGATGAGGAAAACAAAACCAATCTTATCATCAACTACCTTCCTCAAAATATGACCCAAGAAGAAATTCGACAGCTCTTTAGCAACGTCGGCGAAGTGGAGAGCTGCAAACTCATCCGCGACAAACAAACAG GACAAAGTTTAGGATATGGCTTTGTGAACTACAAAAGCCCAGACGACGCAGAGAAAGCGATCAGGACATTAAATCAACTAAAAATAAAGAACAAGACAATTAAG GTCTCACTTGCCAGGCCTAGTAGCGAAAGCATTAAGGGTGCTAACGTTTATGTGTGCGGTTTGCCTAAAAGCATGACTCAACTTGACCTGGAAACTCTGTTTGGAGAGAGTGGCGAAATTATCTCCTCTCGCATACTCACAGATCCAGCTACAG GAATCTCAAAAGGTGTCGGTTTTATCCGCTATGATAAAAGATGTGAAGCTGAGAAAGCCATAGAAAAGTTCAATGGAGTTATACCTCCCGGCTCGTCAGAAAAGATAACAGTCAAATTTGCCAACACACCCAACAGTAAGAGTGCTGGTGGTGCGCTGCCTATGGCTCTAGCAGCTTCTTACCTTCCTCCCGTAAGACAAGTTCTTGGCCCTATTCACCACGCTGCAGGTCGATTCAG CTCACTCTATCGGTTCTCTCCGTTTGACACATCTGGTCTCGTGCCAACAGCTACTGCCCAAGTTTCTGCAAATCCATTCTACAGCCACTTAGCTGCCGCTACTCCTGTAAATCCAGCAGCACTAGCGCAACTCCAAATTCCTACATCTATAGCGGCAACAGCAGGAATGCCTGTGAACGCTAGTTCCTTGCAGCAGGTAGCGGCTCAACAACAAGCCCAACCTCAAGTGCAGCACCTGCAGCAGGTGCAGCAGGTTCAGCAATTACCGCAGGCAAGCATGCAGGCAGCAACCATGCAAGCAGCACAGACTCCTCAAGCAGCTGGCGGCGTATCAACTGGGTGGTGGCCGTACAT